The following coding sequences lie in one Micromonospora sp. R77 genomic window:
- a CDS encoding FAD-dependent oxidoreductase, protein MTRGRFSIDSVVFGAGVFGLWAALRQLARGRSVAVVDLDRRPLVRASLINQARGHNGYHYPRSVYTAVHSAGYYDRFLRDFPTAVNRRFRAVYAVAAEGSFVDAAHFEKFCATVGVPARRIDPAEFFHHGSVEAAYETDEFSFDAPELREALLARLAAFPDRLRWFLNDTVAEAGRDGDAWRMTLRSGAQLECAAVVNATYAGTNTLLAAFGLAPVPLKYELCEVALVDAPAHRDVALTVMDGPFFSLMPFGHSPWHSLSAVPYTPHLTSADVLPSFPCQRHVEDCRPSLLANCGPCPARPVSSYPYMHALTRRFLPDADRIRQRESLFAVKAVLRTAEVDDSRPTLIRVECERPSFVTLFGGKVNTIFDLDEVL, encoded by the coding sequence GTGACCAGGGGACGGTTTTCCATCGACAGTGTCGTTTTCGGAGCCGGGGTATTCGGCCTGTGGGCGGCGCTTCGACAACTCGCCCGGGGCCGCTCCGTCGCGGTGGTCGACCTGGACCGGCGCCCCCTGGTGCGGGCCAGCCTGATCAACCAGGCCCGCGGCCACAACGGCTACCACTACCCGCGCAGCGTCTACACGGCCGTGCACTCGGCCGGCTACTACGACCGTTTCCTCCGGGACTTCCCGACGGCGGTCAACCGGCGCTTCCGGGCCGTGTACGCGGTCGCGGCGGAGGGCTCCTTCGTGGACGCCGCCCACTTCGAGAAGTTCTGTGCCACCGTCGGGGTGCCGGCCCGCCGGATCGACCCGGCGGAGTTCTTCCACCACGGCAGCGTCGAGGCGGCGTACGAGACCGACGAGTTCAGCTTCGACGCGCCGGAGCTGCGGGAGGCGCTGCTGGCCCGGCTGGCCGCGTTCCCCGACCGGCTGCGCTGGTTCCTCAACGACACCGTGGCCGAGGCGGGGCGGGACGGTGACGCGTGGCGGATGACGCTGCGGTCCGGGGCGCAACTGGAGTGCGCCGCCGTCGTCAACGCGACGTACGCGGGCACCAACACCCTGCTCGCCGCGTTCGGCCTGGCCCCGGTGCCGCTGAAGTACGAGTTGTGCGAGGTGGCGCTGGTCGACGCCCCGGCCCACCGGGACGTGGCACTGACCGTGATGGACGGGCCGTTCTTCTCGCTCATGCCGTTCGGGCACAGCCCGTGGCACAGCCTCTCCGCCGTGCCCTACACACCCCATCTGACCAGCGCCGACGTCCTGCCTTCCTTCCCCTGTCAGCGGCACGTCGAGGACTGCCGGCCGAGCCTGCTGGCCAACTGCGGACCGTGTCCGGCCCGCCCGGTGAGCAGTTACCCGTACATGCACGCCCTGACCCGTCGCTTCCTGCCCGACGCGGACCGGATCAGGCAGCGGGAGAGCCTCTTCGCGGTCAAGGCCGTACTGCGTACGGCGGAGGTCGACGACTCCCGCCCGACGCTGATCCGGGTGGAATGCGAAAGGCCGTCGTTCGTCACATTGTTCGGGGGCAAGGTGAATACGATCTTCGACCTCGATGAGGTGCTATGA
- a CDS encoding glycosyltransferase — MKYKTFVSVVLYCRNEETALEGFLDSVGPWLAEHVELHELVVVDDNSANDPTPLVRACAARHRLNAVVIRLARRHGVEAGIKAGLDRAMGDWVFELESPAVDFPLDTLGLMYELGTTGGCDIVTASGDDGPLRSRIFYRLVNRYSDLDAPLRTERLRLTSRRTLAAMLVMREKVRYRKALYAVLGHRHEHLRYDRITVDTTAQRRRLDRETSSLAFDILLSFSGFGLRVAHRLSLAFGVLSLAGICYAVVVYLVKSNLIQGWTTLAILVSGGFTGLFLILGVLGEYLARILVEVRARPMYSVRDTVVCQAAEVPGQTAGPPGPFLRGQVAGDPTTIGLAQ; from the coding sequence ATGAAATACAAGACCTTCGTGAGTGTCGTGCTCTACTGCCGCAACGAGGAGACGGCGCTGGAGGGGTTCCTGGATTCGGTGGGACCGTGGCTCGCCGAGCATGTCGAACTGCATGAACTGGTAGTGGTCGACGACAATTCGGCGAACGACCCGACCCCCCTCGTGCGCGCCTGCGCCGCCCGGCACCGGCTCAACGCGGTGGTGATCCGACTGGCCCGCCGGCACGGCGTGGAGGCCGGCATCAAGGCCGGGCTGGACCGGGCGATGGGCGACTGGGTCTTCGAACTGGAGAGCCCGGCCGTGGACTTCCCGTTGGACACCCTCGGGCTGATGTACGAACTCGGCACGACCGGCGGCTGCGACATCGTCACCGCCAGCGGGGACGACGGGCCGCTGCGCAGCCGGATCTTCTACCGCCTGGTCAACCGGTACAGCGACCTGGACGCCCCGCTGCGTACCGAACGCCTGCGGCTGACCTCGCGGCGCACGCTGGCCGCGATGCTCGTGATGCGGGAGAAGGTGCGGTACCGCAAGGCCCTGTACGCCGTCCTCGGCCACCGACACGAGCACCTGCGGTACGACCGGATCACCGTGGACACCACCGCGCAGCGGCGGCGGCTGGACCGGGAGACGTCCAGCCTCGCCTTCGACATCCTGCTGTCGTTCTCCGGCTTCGGGCTGCGGGTGGCGCACCGGTTGTCCCTGGCGTTCGGCGTGCTCTCCCTTGCCGGCATCTGCTACGCGGTGGTGGTCTACCTGGTGAAGTCCAACCTCATCCAGGGCTGGACCACGCTGGCGATCCTGGTCTCCGGCGGCTTCACCGGTCTCTTCCTCATCCTCGGGGTGCTCGGCGAGTACCTGGCCCGGATCCTGGTCGAGGTGCGGGCCCGGCCCATGTACTCGGTGCGGGACACGGTGGTGTGCCAGGCGGCCGAGGTGCCGGGGCAGACCGCCGGGCCGCCGGGGCCGTTCCTGCGCGGGCAGGTGGCCGGTGACCCGACGACGATCGGGCTGGCGCAGTGA
- a CDS encoding MDR family MFS transporter, with translation MTSHAEPRAVLHGRQIRLLMFGLMTGMLLAALDQTIVGTALPTIVGELGGINHYSWVVTAYLLASTASTPLYGKMADLYGRRPVFLFSIGTFLLGSLLAGLSQNMTQLILTRGVQGLGAGGLMTLAFTIISDVVSPRERGRYQGLFGAVFGLSSVAGPLVGGYFAETNWRWIFYINVPLAILAIVVCYHVMRLIPFQRREHAIDWLGAGLLVAGVSCLLLALSWGGNEYAWGSGVIIGLFVAGAVLAVLFVLQEARVAEPILPLRLFRSATFALANSAGFVLGLVMFGSIIFIPLYLQIVKGASPTRSGLLMLPMMAGIIVTSVLTGRAMSRIGRYKWFPVAGASVLVVGMLLFRQLQVDTSLWLAFGYMVVIGVGLGLCMQSLILGVQNAVDPRDLGAGTSAATFFRSLGGSFGVAILGAVLSSQLTAQLADRLPGAIAQLPPDQRAAVAARGGANISINDPATILALPGPVRAAIQAAFVESLHLVFLTTGLIAIVAVLVTLAMPNRELRGAGPQGATGGADPLGGKAAAPGGKPLSKESKSEAAAEMEAKSQTML, from the coding sequence ATGACCAGCCACGCTGAGCCCCGTGCCGTGCTGCACGGGCGGCAGATCCGCCTGTTGATGTTCGGCCTGATGACCGGGATGCTGCTGGCCGCACTGGACCAGACCATCGTCGGTACGGCACTGCCCACCATCGTCGGCGAGCTGGGCGGGATCAACCACTACTCGTGGGTGGTGACCGCCTACCTGCTCGCCTCCACCGCGTCCACCCCGCTGTACGGCAAGATGGCCGACCTGTACGGGCGCCGGCCGGTCTTCCTCTTCTCGATCGGCACGTTCCTGCTGGGCTCGCTGCTGGCCGGCCTGTCGCAGAACATGACCCAGCTGATCCTCACCCGGGGGGTGCAGGGCCTCGGCGCGGGTGGCCTGATGACGCTGGCGTTCACCATCATCTCGGACGTCGTCTCACCCCGGGAGCGCGGTCGCTACCAGGGGCTCTTCGGCGCGGTCTTCGGGCTGTCGTCGGTGGCCGGGCCGCTGGTCGGTGGCTACTTCGCGGAGACCAACTGGCGGTGGATCTTCTATATCAACGTGCCGCTGGCGATCCTGGCGATCGTGGTCTGCTATCACGTCATGCGGCTGATCCCGTTCCAGCGGCGGGAGCACGCCATCGACTGGCTCGGCGCGGGTCTGCTGGTCGCCGGGGTGAGCTGCCTGCTGCTGGCGCTGAGCTGGGGCGGTAACGAGTACGCCTGGGGCTCCGGGGTGATCATCGGGCTCTTCGTGGCCGGCGCGGTGCTGGCCGTGCTCTTCGTGCTCCAGGAGGCCCGGGTCGCCGAGCCGATCCTGCCGCTGCGGCTGTTCCGCAGCGCCACCTTCGCGCTGGCGAACTCGGCGGGTTTCGTGCTCGGTCTGGTGATGTTCGGGTCGATCATCTTCATCCCGCTCTATCTCCAGATCGTCAAGGGCGCCTCGCCGACCCGCAGCGGTCTGCTGATGCTGCCGATGATGGCCGGCATCATCGTCACCTCGGTGCTGACCGGTCGGGCGATGAGCCGGATCGGCCGCTACAAGTGGTTCCCGGTGGCCGGCGCTTCCGTGCTGGTGGTCGGCATGCTGCTGTTCCGGCAGCTCCAGGTCGACACCTCGCTCTGGCTGGCCTTCGGCTACATGGTGGTGATCGGCGTCGGCCTGGGCCTGTGCATGCAGTCGCTGATCCTCGGCGTGCAGAACGCGGTGGACCCGCGCGACCTGGGCGCGGGCACCTCCGCGGCGACGTTCTTCCGGTCGCTGGGCGGCTCGTTCGGGGTGGCGATCCTCGGCGCGGTGCTGTCGTCGCAGCTCACCGCGCAGCTGGCCGACCGGCTGCCGGGCGCCATCGCGCAGCTCCCGCCGGACCAGCGGGCCGCCGTGGCCGCCCGTGGCGGGGCCAACATCTCGATCAACGATCCGGCGACCATCCTCGCCCTGCCCGGGCCGGTCCGCGCCGCCATCCAGGCCGCGTTCGTCGAGTCGCTGCACCTGGTCTTTCTGACCACCGGGCTGATCGCCATCGTGGCCGTGCTGGTGACCCTGGCCATGCCGAACCGGGAGCTGCGCGGGGCCGGCCCGCAGGGTGCCACCGGCGGCGCCGACCCGCTCGGCGGGAAGGCCGCCGCCCCGGGCGGCAAGCCGTTGTCGAAGGAGTCGAAGTCCGAGGCCGCCGCCGAGATGGAGGCGAAGTCCCAGACGATGCTCTGA
- a CDS encoding NUDIX domain-containing protein, whose protein sequence is MSISWADSYVGQLRALAGDRTLMFVGARAVVRDNAARVLLIRRSDNGQWALPAGAMELGESIADCAVREVYEETGLRALRVSAFALYTGPDRTHTNMYGHTYQIFTTAFRIDEWDGELARVTDETTDAGFFHPVEFPAPLSASVPETLADLDVFEQTNRLILK, encoded by the coding sequence GTGAGCATCTCCTGGGCAGATTCGTACGTGGGGCAGCTGCGCGCCCTCGCCGGTGACCGCACCCTGATGTTCGTGGGCGCCCGCGCCGTGGTCCGCGACAACGCCGCCCGGGTGCTGCTGATCCGCCGCTCCGACAACGGCCAGTGGGCCCTGCCGGCCGGCGCGATGGAGCTGGGCGAGTCGATCGCCGACTGCGCGGTCCGCGAGGTGTACGAGGAGACCGGGCTGCGCGCCCTGCGGGTCAGCGCCTTCGCCCTCTACACCGGCCCCGACCGCACCCACACCAACATGTACGGCCACACCTACCAGATCTTCACCACCGCGTTCCGGATCGACGAGTGGGACGGCGAGCTGGCCCGGGTCACCGACGAGACCACCGACGCCGGCTTCTTCCACCCCGTGGAGTTCCCCGCCCCGCTCTCCGCGAGCGTCCCGGAGACCCTCGCCGACCTGGACGTCTTCGAGCAGACCAACCGGCTGATCCTCAAGTAG
- a CDS encoding fatty acid--CoA ligase: MDAPLQISRILEHGATVHGTAEVVTWTGAEPRRMSYAEVGRTAARLAHALRAECGVTGDERVATFMWNNNEHLVAYFAVPSMGAVLHTLNIRLFPDQVAYIANHAEDRVVLVDSTLIPLLARVLGEMTTVRHVVVVGGGDPAPLVAAAGDRIAVHHWDALLADRPEVYDWPELDERDAAALCYTSGTTGHPKGVAYSHRSIYLHSLQVCMPEGFGLGPTDRELAIVPMFHAMSWGLPYAAFLSGASLIMPDRFLQAAPIAEMIAAERPTLAGAVPTIWNDLLAHLDSHDVDTSSLKEVIVGGSACPPALMHAFHDRHGIDVIHAWGMTEMSPLGSVSRPPAGATGDDAWRYRYTQGRVPAGVAARIVGPLGEPLPADGTAVGELEVRGPWVTATYVGDDTPDEEKFRDGWLRTGDVGTLSPDGYLTLTDRAKDVIKSGGEWISSVELENALMAHPVVLEACVVGVPDERWDERPLATVVVREGAAVTAEELRDFLAKSVARWQLPERWAFIDAVPKTSVGKFDKKVVRSQYADGGLVVRELTAP; the protein is encoded by the coding sequence ATGGACGCCCCCCTGCAGATCTCCCGGATCCTCGAACACGGCGCCACCGTGCACGGCACGGCCGAGGTGGTGACCTGGACCGGCGCCGAACCGCGCCGGATGTCGTACGCCGAGGTGGGCCGGACGGCCGCCCGGCTGGCCCACGCGCTGCGGGCCGAGTGCGGGGTGACCGGCGACGAGCGGGTCGCCACCTTCATGTGGAACAACAACGAGCACCTGGTGGCCTACTTCGCGGTGCCGAGCATGGGCGCGGTGCTGCACACCCTCAACATCCGGCTCTTCCCGGACCAGGTCGCCTACATCGCGAACCACGCCGAGGACCGGGTGGTGCTGGTCGACTCGACGCTGATCCCGCTGCTGGCCCGGGTGCTCGGCGAGATGACCACGGTGCGGCACGTGGTGGTGGTCGGCGGCGGTGACCCGGCCCCGCTGGTGGCCGCGGCCGGCGACCGGATCGCCGTACACCACTGGGACGCCCTGCTGGCCGACCGGCCGGAGGTGTACGACTGGCCGGAGCTGGACGAGCGCGACGCCGCCGCGCTCTGCTACACCTCCGGGACCACCGGCCACCCCAAGGGGGTGGCCTACTCGCACCGCTCGATCTATCTGCACTCGTTGCAGGTCTGCATGCCGGAGGGGTTCGGTCTCGGTCCGACCGACCGCGAGCTGGCGATCGTGCCGATGTTCCACGCGATGTCCTGGGGGCTGCCCTACGCGGCGTTCCTCTCCGGCGCGTCGCTGATCATGCCGGACCGGTTCCTCCAGGCCGCGCCGATCGCCGAGATGATCGCCGCCGAGCGGCCGACCCTGGCCGGCGCGGTGCCGACCATCTGGAACGACCTGCTGGCCCACCTGGACAGCCACGACGTGGACACCTCCTCGCTGAAGGAGGTGATCGTCGGTGGCTCGGCCTGCCCGCCGGCGCTGATGCACGCGTTCCACGACCGGCACGGCATCGACGTGATCCATGCCTGGGGGATGACCGAGATGTCGCCGCTCGGCTCGGTCTCCCGGCCGCCGGCCGGCGCCACCGGCGACGACGCCTGGCGCTACCGCTACACCCAGGGCCGGGTGCCGGCCGGGGTGGCTGCCCGCATCGTGGGACCGCTCGGCGAGCCGCTGCCCGCCGACGGGACGGCCGTGGGCGAGCTGGAGGTCCGTGGGCCGTGGGTGACCGCCACGTACGTCGGTGACGACACCCCGGACGAGGAGAAGTTCCGCGACGGCTGGCTGCGTACGGGGGACGTCGGCACGCTCTCGCCGGACGGTTACCTGACCCTCACCGACCGCGCCAAGGACGTGATCAAGTCGGGCGGGGAGTGGATCTCCTCGGTCGAGCTGGAGAACGCCCTGATGGCGCACCCGGTGGTGCTGGAGGCCTGCGTGGTGGGCGTGCCGGACGAGCGGTGGGACGAGCGCCCGCTGGCGACCGTGGTGGTCCGCGAGGGCGCCGCGGTGACCGCCGAGGAGCTGCGCGACTTCCTGGCGAAGTCGGTGGCGCGCTGGCAGTTGCCGGAGCGGTGGGCGTTCATCGACGCGGTGCCGAAGACCAGCGTCGGCAAGTTCGACAAGAAGGTCGTCCGGTCGCAATACGCCGACGGCGGGCTCGTAGTGCGGGAACTGACCGCGCCGTAA
- a CDS encoding NADPH:quinone reductase has protein sequence MKAIVYERTGDPSVLQLVDRPVPEPGPGEVLVRVAVSGVNPTDWKARRQWPLPAGWQTPGQDGAGVVEAVGEGVDRQWIGERVWLWEAAWHRTWGTAAEYTVIPVRQAVRLGDASFELGACLGIPFLTAHRCLTAGELMPDKLHAGALSDHVVLVQGGAGAVGNAAIQLARWADACVIATVSSPEKAQLAAAAGASFVIDYRQQDVVEEVRKIAPDGVHTIVEVSAARNAAADVQLLRTGGAVCVYADDGGTEVSLPLRPLMVLNARWQFVLIYTEPKAAKAQAVADVAAAVAQGAVRVGEEAGLPLHRHSLASAQAAHEAVENSVVGKVLITTSATE, from the coding sequence ATGAAGGCGATCGTGTACGAGCGGACCGGTGACCCGTCGGTGCTCCAGTTGGTCGACCGGCCGGTGCCGGAGCCGGGGCCGGGTGAGGTGCTGGTGCGGGTGGCCGTCTCCGGGGTGAACCCGACCGACTGGAAGGCGCGGCGGCAGTGGCCGCTGCCGGCGGGCTGGCAGACGCCGGGGCAGGACGGCGCCGGTGTGGTGGAGGCGGTCGGCGAGGGCGTCGACCGGCAGTGGATCGGCGAGCGGGTGTGGCTCTGGGAGGCCGCCTGGCACCGCACCTGGGGCACCGCCGCGGAATACACGGTGATCCCGGTCCGGCAGGCGGTCCGCCTGGGCGACGCCTCCTTCGAGCTGGGCGCGTGCCTCGGCATCCCGTTCCTGACCGCGCACCGCTGCCTCACGGCCGGCGAGTTGATGCCGGACAAGCTGCACGCCGGGGCGTTGAGCGACCACGTGGTGCTGGTGCAGGGCGGCGCGGGCGCGGTCGGGAACGCGGCGATCCAGCTGGCCCGCTGGGCGGACGCCTGCGTGATCGCCACGGTCAGCAGCCCGGAGAAGGCGCAGTTGGCGGCGGCGGCGGGCGCGTCCTTCGTCATCGACTATCGGCAGCAGGACGTGGTCGAGGAGGTCCGCAAGATCGCCCCCGACGGGGTGCACACGATCGTCGAGGTGTCGGCGGCGCGGAACGCGGCGGCCGACGTGCAGCTGCTCCGGACCGGCGGCGCGGTCTGTGTGTACGCCGACGACGGCGGCACCGAGGTGAGCCTGCCGCTCCGGCCGCTGATGGTGCTGAACGCCCGCTGGCAGTTCGTGCTGATCTACACCGAGCCGAAGGCGGCGAAGGCGCAGGCGGTGGCGGACGTGGCGGCGGCCGTCGCGCAGGGGGCGGTACGCGTCGGCGAGGAGGCCGGGCTGCCGCTGCACCGCCACTCGCTGGCCTCCGCGCAGGCGGCGCACGAGGCGGTGGAGAACTCGGTGGTCGGCAAGGTGCTCATCACGACCAGCGCCACCGAATAA
- a CDS encoding MerR family transcriptional regulator, with amino-acid sequence MASTWRIGELCRRTGLTVRTLHHWDHVGLLRPSARSSAGHRLYAEGDVDRLYRIVALRELGLPLETIGGLLDDRTPGGPELAELLGDHLAHVERQLAALGGLRDRLATLVPLVRSAGSATPVDLLAVIEEVSRVDDTVRNYFTPEQLAALDERRARLGEETVRGVQDEWPTLIAQVQAELDAGTDPAEPRVRALAGRWMELLEAFHGGDPGLRDSLYRMQAENSEQISQQYGGPSPELIDYVKRSVAAG; translated from the coding sequence GTGGCGTCCACCTGGCGGATCGGCGAGCTGTGCCGGCGTACCGGACTGACCGTCCGCACGCTGCACCACTGGGACCACGTGGGGTTGCTGCGGCCGTCCGCGCGGAGCTCGGCGGGGCACCGGCTCTATGCCGAGGGGGACGTGGACCGGCTGTACCGGATCGTCGCGCTGCGCGAGCTGGGCCTGCCGCTGGAGACCATCGGCGGCCTGCTCGACGACCGTACGCCGGGCGGACCGGAGCTGGCGGAGCTGCTCGGGGACCATCTGGCGCACGTGGAGCGGCAGCTCGCCGCGCTGGGCGGCCTGCGGGACCGGCTGGCCACGCTGGTGCCGCTGGTCCGGTCCGCCGGGAGCGCCACGCCCGTCGACCTGCTCGCGGTTATCGAGGAGGTGAGCAGGGTGGACGACACGGTCCGCAACTACTTCACGCCGGAGCAGCTCGCGGCGCTCGACGAGCGTCGGGCGCGGCTCGGTGAGGAGACCGTCCGGGGTGTCCAGGACGAGTGGCCGACGCTGATCGCGCAGGTGCAGGCGGAGCTGGACGCGGGGACCGACCCGGCCGAACCGCGGGTGCGGGCGCTGGCCGGGCGCTGGATGGAGCTGCTGGAGGCGTTCCACGGCGGCGACCCGGGGCTGCGGGACTCGCTCTACCGGATGCAGGCGGAGAACAGCGAGCAGATCAGCCAGCAGTACGGCGGCCCGTCGCCGGAGCTGATCGACTACGTGAAGCGGTCCGTCGCGGCGGGCTGA
- a CDS encoding HAD family phosphatase, producing the protein MVDAVIFDLDGVLVDSEPVWEEVRRAYVAAHGGTWQPDTQRRLMGMSTGEWAAYLSGELGVDRGPEQVAAEVVAEMTRRYAQRVPLIDDADAVVRRLAARWPLGLASSSPTRLIAAALAAAGLADAFAATLSTEETARGKPAPDVWLAVADRLGVDPTRCVAIEDSSNGVRSAAAAGMTVVAVPHGSYPLDPDAQELAAVLLTSVDALTPEVVERAACS; encoded by the coding sequence GTGGTGGACGCGGTGATCTTCGACCTGGACGGCGTGCTCGTCGACTCCGAGCCGGTCTGGGAGGAGGTCCGGCGGGCGTACGTGGCCGCGCACGGCGGCACGTGGCAGCCGGACACCCAGCGCCGGCTGATGGGCATGAGCACCGGCGAGTGGGCCGCCTACCTCAGTGGTGAGCTGGGCGTCGACCGGGGCCCCGAGCAGGTCGCCGCCGAGGTGGTGGCGGAGATGACCCGGCGGTACGCGCAGCGCGTACCCCTGATCGACGACGCCGACGCGGTGGTGCGGCGGCTGGCCGCACGGTGGCCGCTGGGGCTGGCCAGCTCGTCGCCGACCCGGCTGATCGCGGCGGCGCTGGCCGCCGCCGGCCTGGCCGACGCGTTCGCCGCGACCCTGTCGACGGAGGAGACCGCGCGCGGCAAGCCGGCCCCGGACGTGTGGCTGGCGGTGGCCGACCGGCTCGGCGTCGACCCGACCCGCTGCGTGGCGATCGAGGACTCCTCCAACGGGGTGCGCTCGGCGGCGGCGGCCGGCATGACGGTGGTGGCCGTCCCGCACGGGTCCTACCCGCTGGACCCGGACGCGCAGGAACTGGCGGCGGTGCTGCTGACCTCGGTGGACGCGCTCACCCCCGAGGTGGTGGAACGCGCGGCTTGCTCCTGA
- a CDS encoding FKBP-type peptidyl-prolyl cis-trans isomerase, giving the protein MSERVQNRSAGQGPGSKAERRLAAQLAAKKAAEAKRRRQSILGAAVGVIAVVALVGGLVWMNSGDDDKKPTAGSPSSAAATPAQEQQPTAPAPQQLPPGADPALAKEPTVGKGTGELTKLTVTTLIKGKGAAVKAGQQITTNYVGVLYKDGKPFDSSWSRGEPATFPIGVGQVIPGWDKGLVGVPVGSRVQLDIPAELAYGKTPPQGAPAGPLRFVVDVLAAQ; this is encoded by the coding sequence GCAAGGCGGAGCGGCGGCTGGCCGCCCAGCTGGCGGCGAAGAAGGCCGCCGAGGCGAAGCGCCGCCGGCAGTCGATCCTGGGTGCGGCCGTCGGTGTCATCGCGGTGGTGGCGCTGGTCGGCGGCCTGGTCTGGATGAACAGCGGCGACGACGACAAGAAGCCGACCGCCGGCAGCCCGTCGTCGGCGGCGGCCACGCCGGCCCAGGAGCAGCAGCCCACCGCCCCCGCCCCGCAGCAGCTGCCGCCGGGTGCGGACCCGGCGCTGGCCAAGGAGCCGACGGTCGGCAAGGGCACGGGTGAGCTGACGAAGCTCACGGTGACCACCCTGATCAAGGGGAAGGGCGCGGCGGTGAAGGCCGGCCAGCAGATCACCACCAACTACGTGGGCGTGCTCTACAAGGACGGGAAGCCGTTCGACTCCTCGTGGAGCCGGGGCGAGCCGGCCACCTTCCCGATCGGCGTCGGCCAGGTCATCCCGGGCTGGGACAAGGGCCTGGTCGGGGTGCCGGTGGGCAGCCGGGTCCAGCTCGACATCCCGGCCGAGCTGGCGTACGGCAAGACCCCGCCGCAGGGCGCGCCGGCCGGCCCGCTGCGCTTCGTGGTGGACGTGCTCGCCGCCCAGTAG